In one window of Ferriphaselus amnicola DNA:
- a CDS encoding oxygen-binding di-iron domain-containing protein: protein MAIELFNDGKHLCLMFDDLVDDTANVAVQANQFLIVDNGHGALIDPGGNMTYNGLLMAMHNYFPPKRLEFILASHSDPDIIASINKWMIHADCKVVISKLWARFVPHFCSVGNAEGRIESIPDQGMNLTLGNCIIKAVPAHFMHSEGNFQFYDPISKILFSGDMGASIVNHNEADTPVTDFNAHIPTMDAFHRRYMVSNKICRYWVNMVRQMDVEMIVPQHGRMFKGKKMVNEFLDWIENLPCGVDVMTQDHYRLP, encoded by the coding sequence ATGGCGATCGAACTCTTCAATGATGGTAAGCATTTGTGTTTGATGTTCGACGATTTGGTGGATGATACGGCCAATGTCGCAGTGCAGGCCAACCAGTTTTTGATCGTAGATAACGGTCATGGTGCGTTGATCGACCCGGGTGGCAACATGACCTACAACGGTTTGCTGATGGCGATGCACAATTACTTTCCACCCAAACGGCTGGAATTCATTCTCGCCTCGCACTCCGATCCAGACATCATCGCATCCATCAATAAGTGGATGATCCACGCTGATTGTAAGGTGGTGATCTCCAAGTTGTGGGCGCGCTTTGTGCCGCATTTTTGCAGCGTAGGTAATGCTGAAGGTCGCATTGAGTCGATACCTGATCAAGGTATGAACCTTACGTTGGGCAACTGCATCATCAAAGCAGTCCCAGCCCACTTTATGCATTCGGAAGGTAACTTCCAATTCTATGATCCAATCAGCAAGATTCTGTTCTCAGGTGATATGGGCGCTTCGATCGTTAATCATAACGAGGCGGACACTCCGGTGACGGACTTTAATGCGCACATTCCAACAATGGATGCGTTCCATCGTCGTTACATGGTCTCTAACAAGATTTGTCGCTACTGGGTGAATATGGTGAGACAGATGGATGTTGAAATGATCGTGCCGCAACATGGGCGTATGTTCAAGGGTAAGAAGATGGTGAACGAATTCTTGGACTGGATCGAGAATCTGCCTTGTGGCGTGGATGTGATGACACAGGATCACTATCGTTTGCCATAG
- the adk gene encoding adenylate kinase has product MRLILLGAPGAGKGTQANYIKEKFGIPQISTGDMLRAAVKAGTPLGIAAKQIMDAGGLVSDDIIINLVKERIKEADCANGFLFDGFPRTIPQADAMKQAGVPIDFVVEVDVPDSEIITRMSGRRVHPASGRTYHIKFNPPKVEGRDDETGEELIQRADDTEETVKKRLDVYHSQTKPLVEYYSGWAARGEAGAPKYVHIPGVGRVEGIRDQVFAALGA; this is encoded by the coding sequence ATGCGACTCATCCTCCTCGGCGCTCCAGGCGCAGGCAAAGGCACCCAGGCTAATTACATCAAAGAGAAGTTCGGCATCCCGCAGATCTCCACCGGCGACATGCTGCGCGCGGCAGTCAAGGCGGGCACCCCGTTGGGCATCGCTGCCAAGCAGATCATGGATGCGGGTGGTCTAGTGTCGGACGACATCATCATCAATCTGGTGAAGGAGCGCATAAAGGAGGCGGACTGCGCCAATGGTTTCCTGTTCGACGGCTTCCCGCGCACCATCCCGCAGGCGGATGCGATGAAGCAAGCCGGTGTGCCGATCGACTTCGTGGTCGAGGTGGACGTGCCGGACAGCGAGATCATCACCCGCATGAGCGGCCGCCGCGTGCATCCGGCATCGGGTCGCACCTATCACATCAAGTTCAATCCGCCCAAGGTGGAAGGCCGTGACGACGAGACCGGCGAAGAGCTGATCCAGCGCGCCGACGACACCGAAGAGACGGTGAAGAAGCGCCTCGACGTGTACCACAGCCAGACCAAGCCGCTGGTTGAGTACTACTCCGGCTGGGCGGCGCGCGGCGAAGCGGGCGCACCGAAGTACGTCCACATCCCCGGCGTGGGCAGAGTCGAAGGCATCCGCGACCAAGTGTTCGCGGCGTTGGGCGCATGA
- a CDS encoding GlcG/HbpS family heme-binding protein, with the protein MSSKPVLTLDDARRIAAAAETEAQANGWKVTIAVADDGGHLLYLQRTHDTKFGSVETAIMKAHAAVAFQYATKDSETAVQTGRLIHLALPGVIPAEGGVPLLRDGVVIGGLGISGVRATQDGQIAAAGAAAL; encoded by the coding sequence ATGAGCAGCAAACCCGTCCTGACGCTGGATGACGCGCGCCGCATCGCAGCGGCAGCCGAAACCGAAGCGCAAGCTAACGGCTGGAAAGTGACTATCGCCGTCGCCGATGACGGCGGTCATCTGCTGTATCTGCAACGCACCCACGACACCAAGTTCGGCAGCGTGGAGACGGCGATCATGAAGGCGCACGCGGCCGTGGCGTTCCAATATGCCACCAAAGACTCGGAAACGGCGGTGCAGACTGGCCGACTGATTCACCTCGCTCTGCCTGGCGTGATCCCGGCGGAAGGCGGCGTGCCGCTGCTGCGTGATGGCGTGGTGATCGGCGGACTGGGCATCAGCGGGGTGAGAGCCACGCAAGACGGGCAGATTGCAGCGGCAGGTGCAGCGGCGCTGTAG
- a CDS encoding adenylosuccinate synthase, with amino-acid sequence MAKNVVVIGTQWGDEGKGKVVDWLTDHAQGVVRFQGGHNAGHTLVIGGEKTVLHLIPSGILRGHVMCYIGNGVVLSPTALLKEMDKLVEAGINVYDRLRISEACPLILPYHEAVDKAREIAKGAAKIGTTGRGIGPAYEDKVARRAIRLQDLFFRERFAAKLGEVLDYHNFVLKNYFNVATVDFQQTLDGALALADRLKPLVMDVPRALYEANKAGQNLLFEGAQGTLLDIDHGTYPFVTSSNCISGAASAGAGVGPQQLHYVLGITKAYTTRVGSGPFPTELYDAEDKRDPIGEGLAKRGHEFGSTTGRARRCGWFDAAALKRSIQINGVSGLCITKLDVMDGLETVRIGVGYNINGQFSDILPAGADALEGCEPVYEEMPGWTDSTVGVKDYAALPKAARDYLERIATICEVPVDMVSTGPDRDETIVLRHPFE; translated from the coding sequence ATGGCTAAGAATGTAGTGGTGATCGGTACCCAATGGGGCGATGAAGGCAAGGGCAAGGTGGTGGATTGGCTGACTGACCATGCGCAAGGCGTGGTGCGTTTCCAAGGTGGTCACAATGCCGGACATACACTGGTGATTGGCGGAGAAAAGACAGTTCTGCACCTGATCCCTTCCGGCATCCTGCGCGGCCATGTGATGTGCTACATCGGCAACGGTGTGGTGTTGTCACCTACCGCGCTGTTGAAGGAGATGGACAAGCTGGTCGAAGCGGGCATCAACGTTTACGACCGCCTGCGCATCTCCGAAGCCTGCCCGCTGATCCTGCCGTACCACGAGGCGGTGGACAAGGCGCGCGAGATCGCCAAGGGAGCAGCCAAGATCGGCACGACCGGACGTGGCATCGGTCCGGCCTACGAAGACAAGGTCGCGCGTCGCGCCATTCGTCTGCAAGATTTGTTCTTCCGCGAACGATTCGCCGCCAAACTGGGCGAAGTGCTGGATTATCACAATTTCGTGCTAAAGAACTATTTCAACGTCGCCACCGTTGATTTTCAACAGACGTTGGACGGCGCACTGGCGCTGGCTGATCGTTTAAAACCGCTGGTGATGGACGTGCCACGCGCACTCTATGAAGCCAACAAGGCCGGACAGAATCTGTTGTTCGAAGGCGCACAAGGTACGTTGCTGGACATCGACCACGGCACTTATCCGTTCGTGACTTCCAGTAACTGCATCTCCGGCGCGGCCTCGGCGGGTGCCGGTGTCGGCCCGCAGCAACTGCATTACGTGCTGGGCATTACCAAGGCCTACACCACACGCGTTGGCTCCGGCCCGTTCCCCACCGAACTGTATGATGCGGAAGATAAGCGCGATCCAATCGGCGAAGGCTTAGCCAAACGTGGTCACGAATTCGGTTCGACTACAGGCCGCGCACGTCGCTGCGGCTGGTTCGATGCGGCTGCGCTGAAGCGCTCCATCCAAATCAACGGTGTATCCGGCCTGTGTATTACCAAGTTGGACGTGATGGACGGCTTGGAGACCGTGCGTATCGGAGTTGGCTACAACATCAACGGCCAGTTCAGCGACATCTTGCCTGCGGGCGCGGATGCGCTGGAAGGCTGCGAGCCTGTGTACGAAGAGATGCCTGGCTGGACTGATAGTACCGTCGGCGTGAAGGACTACGCTGCCTTGCCCAAGGCTGCCCGCGATTATCTGGAACGTATCGCCACCATCTGCGAAGTGCCGGTGGATATGGTCTCCACCGGCCCAGATCGCGACGAAACCATCGTCCTGCGTCACCCCTTCGAGTAG
- a CDS encoding methyl-accepting chemotaxis protein — MFFSKSKEEEYRLQERLRISERRAQELEAELATAHRRVAELQSSLDNVELRESVNVSLHRNMLAFGDSFTALQQSQVQVASAMKEEKVHAIEAASISGANRAAVVQIAENLVALSRDTQQTSQNVHNLTQRAGQIGGIVKLIKEVADQTNLLALNAAIEAARAGEQGRGFAVVADEVRKLAERTANATNEISGLVAVIQQETEQTRSQMMQWAQKSDAFSQEVARVMDNMKSLLELSHQMEGTISAAALRSFVEVAKIDHILFKFEVYKVFMGISDRTPESFSSHSDCRLGKWYTEGEGKDCFTKLDGYREMDAPHKQVHENGRAALEALRGGNPEQGLAFLAKTEASSMEVIKALDRIAHAGEVDINLLCHSPS, encoded by the coding sequence ATGTTTTTTAGTAAATCAAAAGAAGAAGAGTATCGTCTCCAAGAGAGGCTTCGTATCTCGGAGCGCAGAGCTCAGGAGCTGGAGGCCGAGTTGGCTACGGCGCATCGGCGAGTCGCAGAGCTTCAGTCCTCGCTCGATAATGTAGAACTACGCGAGTCGGTCAATGTTAGTTTGCATAGGAATATGCTGGCTTTTGGCGATTCGTTCACCGCACTTCAGCAGTCTCAGGTGCAGGTGGCTAGCGCGATGAAGGAGGAGAAGGTGCACGCCATTGAGGCTGCCAGCATCTCCGGTGCCAATCGTGCCGCTGTGGTGCAGATTGCCGAGAATTTGGTAGCCTTGTCGCGCGACACTCAGCAGACCTCGCAGAATGTTCACAACCTGACTCAGCGTGCTGGGCAGATTGGTGGCATCGTCAAACTCATCAAGGAAGTTGCCGATCAGACCAATCTATTGGCACTAAATGCGGCCATTGAAGCGGCGCGAGCCGGGGAGCAGGGACGTGGCTTTGCCGTGGTGGCTGACGAGGTTCGCAAACTGGCTGAGCGTACCGCTAATGCGACCAATGAAATATCGGGTCTGGTGGCGGTGATTCAGCAGGAAACCGAGCAGACGCGCAGCCAAATGATGCAGTGGGCACAGAAGTCAGATGCCTTCAGTCAAGAGGTGGCGCGGGTGATGGACAATATGAAGAGCCTGCTTGAGCTTTCACACCAGATGGAAGGAACCATCTCCGCAGCTGCGTTGCGCAGCTTTGTCGAAGTGGCCAAGATTGACCACATCCTGTTCAAGTTCGAAGTATACAAAGTATTCATGGGGATATCGGATCGTACGCCGGAGAGTTTCTCGTCCCATTCTGACTGTCGCCTTGGTAAGTGGTACACCGAAGGCGAAGGTAAAGATTGTTTTACCAAGCTGGATGGCTATCGTGAGATGGATGCTCCACATAAACAGGTTCATGAGAACGGTAGGGCAGCGCTTGAGGCGCTAAGGGGAGGAAATCCAGAGCAAGGTTTGGCGTTCTTGGCTAAGACTGAAGCCAGTAGTATGGAAGTCATCAAGGCGCTGGATCGTATCGCTCACGCCGGAGAGGTGGATATTAATCTGCTGTGTCACTCGCCGAGTTGA
- the kdsB gene encoding 3-deoxy-manno-octulosonate cytidylyltransferase, with amino-acid sequence MTPFHVVIPARHASTRLPGKPLLPIAGKPMVVRVAEQAAQSGAQQIWVATDHHAIAAAVHEHGFKACLTHEHHTSGTDRLAEVVEQRGWSDDTIVVNVQGDEPLIPPQLISAVAQHLANHPECAIATACHAIHNEADFRNPNIVKAVLDKDGNALYFSRAPIPYPRDTFAAGQTLPEQLPVLRHIGIYAYRASFLRAYSQLIPAAIEQFEALEQLRALWHGYKIGVTVTDDAPPAGVDTEADLHVARATFEQLLSQGI; translated from the coding sequence ATGACACCGTTCCACGTCGTCATTCCCGCCCGCCACGCCTCTACCCGCTTGCCGGGCAAGCCGCTGCTGCCGATCGCGGGCAAGCCTATGGTGGTACGGGTGGCGGAGCAGGCGGCGCAGAGCGGCGCACAGCAGATCTGGGTCGCCACCGACCATCACGCCATCGCCGCCGCCGTACACGAACACGGCTTCAAAGCTTGCCTAACCCATGAGCATCACACCAGCGGCACCGACCGCCTCGCCGAAGTGGTGGAGCAACGCGGTTGGAGCGACGACACCATCGTGGTCAACGTGCAAGGCGACGAACCGCTGATCCCACCGCAGCTCATCAGCGCGGTAGCACAACATTTGGCCAACCATCCCGAATGCGCCATCGCCACCGCCTGCCACGCTATCCACAACGAAGCCGATTTCCGTAATCCGAACATCGTTAAGGCAGTATTGGATAAAGACGGCAATGCGCTGTATTTCAGCCGCGCACCGATTCCGTATCCACGCGATACCTTTGCTGCCGGGCAAACTCTGCCGGAGCAACTTCCCGTACTGCGCCACATCGGCATCTATGCCTATCGCGCCAGCTTCCTGCGCGCTTATAGCCAGCTCATCCCCGCCGCCATCGAGCAGTTCGAGGCACTGGAGCAACTGCGCGCGCTGTGGCATGGCTACAAGATCGGCGTCACCGTTACCGACGACGCCCCCCCCGCAGGCGTGGATACCGAAGCGGACTTACACGTGGCGCGAGCCACTTTCGAACAACTTCTATCACAAGGAATCTGA
- a CDS encoding ATP phosphoribosyltransferase regulatory subunit: MSNWLLPEYIQDVLPDEAWCIEQMRARILERLRVSGYQLVSPPMLEYVESLLINGSRDMDLRTFKLVDQLSGRTLALRADITPQVARIDAHLLNRQGVTRLCYAGSVLHTQPVGLSPSRELLQIGAELYGVSGLDADLEIQHLMLELLDLLGIGGVHLDLAHVGVFRALVRDAGIAADLEATLFGVLQRKDMTELRELLAGLPADKQAPLLALPGLYGKADDVLARARKLLPSLPEITAALDALQAAADAVGVLAQEVGIDLAELRGYHYHSGMVFAAYHAGSHDAIALGGRYDELGKGFGRARAATGFSMDLRQLYRLSLPVTTPKGILVPQRSDTDLQEKIAALRAQGEIVVVDLLGDLAHRAELNCDRELVLCDGSWMIVELKNQE, from the coding sequence ATGTCGAATTGGTTGTTGCCTGAATATATCCAGGATGTCTTGCCGGACGAAGCGTGGTGCATCGAGCAGATGCGCGCGCGTATCCTCGAACGTCTGCGTGTGTCCGGTTACCAGTTGGTGTCGCCACCCATGCTGGAATACGTTGAGTCGCTGCTCATCAACGGTAGCCGCGACATGGATCTGCGCACCTTCAAGCTGGTGGATCAGTTGAGCGGGCGGACTCTCGCGCTACGCGCCGACATTACACCGCAAGTCGCCCGTATCGATGCACACTTGCTCAATCGTCAGGGCGTGACTCGTTTGTGCTACGCCGGTAGCGTGCTGCACACTCAGCCGGTCGGTCTGTCACCTAGCCGCGAGTTGCTGCAGATTGGCGCTGAACTGTACGGTGTATCTGGCTTGGACGCGGATCTGGAGATTCAGCACCTGATGCTGGAGTTGCTTGATTTGCTGGGCATAGGCGGGGTTCATCTCGATCTGGCTCATGTGGGTGTGTTCCGCGCCTTGGTGCGTGATGCCGGTATCGCTGCTGATCTCGAAGCGACTTTATTTGGTGTGTTGCAGCGCAAGGATATGACCGAGTTGCGTGAACTACTGGCCGGTTTGCCTGCTGACAAGCAAGCGCCGCTGCTCGCTTTGCCGGGTCTGTACGGTAAGGCTGACGACGTGCTGGCGCGTGCGCGCAAACTGTTGCCGTCATTGCCGGAGATCACTGCTGCGCTGGATGCATTGCAAGCTGCCGCCGATGCGGTCGGTGTGCTGGCACAAGAGGTCGGTATCGACTTGGCCGAACTACGTGGCTACCACTATCACAGCGGTATGGTGTTCGCGGCGTATCACGCCGGTAGTCATGATGCGATAGCGCTGGGCGGGCGTTACGATGAGCTGGGCAAAGGTTTTGGTCGTGCTCGTGCCGCTACCGGTTTCAGCATGGATCTGCGTCAGCTTTATCGTTTGTCTCTGCCCGTCACCACGCCTAAAGGCATACTCGTGCCGCAGCGCAGTGACACGGACTTGCAGGAAAAGATCGCTGCCCTGCGTGCGCAGGGCGAGATCGTGGTGGTGGATTTGTTAGGTGACCTAGCGCATCGCGCTGAACTGAATTGTGATCGTGAGCTGGTGTTGTGTGATGGCTCATGGATGATCGTCGAATTGAAAAACCAGGAATGA